Proteins from a genomic interval of Coccinella septempunctata chromosome 2, icCocSept1.1, whole genome shotgun sequence:
- the LOC123307355 gene encoding ejaculatory bulb-specific protein 3-like isoform X2, which produces MMNFEIFVLLVSFVMTSVLSIETYDSKFDNIDLDEIFRSERLLMNYQNCFMERAPCTPQGNSIRKNLPDALKTECLRCTKKQKENAKKTLNFMLEEKPDLYTELEAKYDPAQVYRKKKAELGKF; this is translated from the exons atgatgaatttcgaaatatttgttttACTTGTCAGCTTTGTTATGACCAGTGTGCTGTCGATCGAAACGTACGATTCTAAGTTCGATAATATCGATTTGGATGAAATTTTTCGTAGTGAAAGGTTATTAATGAATTATCAAAACTGCTTCATGGAAAGGGCCCCTTGTACACCTCAAGGAAATTCTATCAGAA aaaacctTCCTGATGCCCTGAAAACAGAGTGTTTGAGATGTACgaaaaaacagaaagaaaacGCTAAAAAGACCCTCAACTTCATGTTGGAGGAGAAGCCCGATCTGTATACGGAATTGGAAGCGAAATACGATCCTGCACAGGTGTACAGAAAGAAGAAAGCCGAACTTGGTAAATTCTGA